One part of the Dasypus novemcinctus isolate mDasNov1 chromosome 27, mDasNov1.1.hap2, whole genome shotgun sequence genome encodes these proteins:
- the RPUSD4 gene encoding pseudouridylate synthase RPUSD4, mitochondrial isoform X1, translated as MAAPSQAGGLCVRATGQHLGNFFSLFSKPFCSAADAPKPLNAQRLAERFRAQKQEEKAKVESVPTNPVQRRVRELVRFTQLLQRVHPNVLAKVLRQGILHQDNDLVVINKPYGLPVHGGPGVQLCISDVLPILAKMLYGHKAEPLHLCHRLDKETTGVMVLAREKEVAHQVQEFFKTRQVAKKYWAITVRVPVPAAGVVDIPIVEKEVRGRQQHYKMTLSPSYRMDNGKMVKVRTSRSAHVAVTQYRTLSNTVSSALLELQPVTGLKHQLRVHLSFGLDCPILGDHKYSDWSRLAPQKLPVGTLKRLGLEQSKARYLPLHLHARQLTLPALGSRREELELVCRPPRFFVRSLKRLGLRLPSQDQHGDDEAGHLGTQ; from the exons ATGGCGGCGCCCAGCCAGGCGGGGGGCCTCTGCGTCCGGGCCACCGGTCAGCATTTGGGGAATTTCTTCAGTCTCTTCTCGAAGCCGTTTTGTTCCGCTGCCGATGCCCCTAAGCCCCTGAATGCCCAGCGATTGGCGGAGAGGTTCCGAGctcagaaacaggaagaaaaggcGAAGGTGGAGTCG GTGCCTACGAACCCTGTTCAGCGGAGAGTGCGAGAACTAGTGCGTTTCACACAGCTGCTTCAGCGAGTCCACCCCAACGTGCTTGCTAAGGTCCTGAGACAAGGGATTCTTCATCAGGACAATGACCTTGTGGTCATTAATAAGCCCTACGGTCTCCCTGTACATG GTGGCCCTGGGGTCCAGCTCTGCATCAGTGATGTGCTCCCTATCCTGGCAAAGATGCTGTATGGCCACAAGGCAGAGCCCCTGCACCTGTGCCACCGTCTGGACAAGGAAACTACAGGCGTGATGGTGTTGGCTCGGGAGAAGGAAGTGGCACATCAAGTCCAAGAGTTCTTTAAAACCCGTCAGGTGGCAAAGAAATACTG GGCCATTACTGTGCGCGTCCCTGTGCCCGCAGCAGGAGTCGTGGACATCCCCATTGTGGAGAAGGAGGTGCGAGGCCGGCAGCAGCACTACAAG ATGACACTGTCCCCAAGCTACCGCATGGACAATGGGAAAATGGTGAAAGTGCGCACCAGCCGGAGTGCACACGTGGCTGTGACTCAGTACCGGACGCTCAGCAACACGGTGTCTTCCGCCCTCTTGGAGCTCCAGCCTGTGACCG gACTAAAACATCAGCTTCGAGTTCACTTGTCTTTTGGATTGGATTGTCCCATCCTCGGTGATCACAAGTATTCAGACTGGAGTAGGTTGGCCCCCCAG AAGCTGCCCGTGGGCACACTGAAGAGGCTGGGGCTGGAACAGTCGAAGGCCCGATACCTCCCTCTTCACCTGCACGCCCGGCAACTGACCCTGCCTGCCCTGGGCTCCAGGCGGGAAGAACTCGAGCTGGTCTGCCGGCCTCCTCGCTTCTTTGTGCGTTCCCTGAAGCGCCTGGGCTTACGCTTGCCGAGTCAGGATCAGCATGGAGACGATGAAGCGGGCCACCTGGGAACACAGTGA
- the RPUSD4 gene encoding pseudouridylate synthase RPUSD4, mitochondrial isoform X2, with protein MSRACGGRKEKEQRREVPTNPVQRRVRELVRFTQLLQRVHPNVLAKVLRQGILHQDNDLVVINKPYGLPVHGGPGVQLCISDVLPILAKMLYGHKAEPLHLCHRLDKETTGVMVLAREKEVAHQVQEFFKTRQVAKKYWAITVRVPVPAAGVVDIPIVEKEVRGRQQHYKMTLSPSYRMDNGKMVKVRTSRSAHVAVTQYRTLSNTVSSALLELQPVTGLKHQLRVHLSFGLDCPILGDHKYSDWSRLAPQKLPVGTLKRLGLEQSKARYLPLHLHARQLTLPALGSRREELELVCRPPRFFVRSLKRLGLRLPSQDQHGDDEAGHLGTQ; from the exons ATGTCGAGAGCATGTGgtgggagaaaggagaaagaacagaGGAGAGAG GTGCCTACGAACCCTGTTCAGCGGAGAGTGCGAGAACTAGTGCGTTTCACACAGCTGCTTCAGCGAGTCCACCCCAACGTGCTTGCTAAGGTCCTGAGACAAGGGATTCTTCATCAGGACAATGACCTTGTGGTCATTAATAAGCCCTACGGTCTCCCTGTACATG GTGGCCCTGGGGTCCAGCTCTGCATCAGTGATGTGCTCCCTATCCTGGCAAAGATGCTGTATGGCCACAAGGCAGAGCCCCTGCACCTGTGCCACCGTCTGGACAAGGAAACTACAGGCGTGATGGTGTTGGCTCGGGAGAAGGAAGTGGCACATCAAGTCCAAGAGTTCTTTAAAACCCGTCAGGTGGCAAAGAAATACTG GGCCATTACTGTGCGCGTCCCTGTGCCCGCAGCAGGAGTCGTGGACATCCCCATTGTGGAGAAGGAGGTGCGAGGCCGGCAGCAGCACTACAAG ATGACACTGTCCCCAAGCTACCGCATGGACAATGGGAAAATGGTGAAAGTGCGCACCAGCCGGAGTGCACACGTGGCTGTGACTCAGTACCGGACGCTCAGCAACACGGTGTCTTCCGCCCTCTTGGAGCTCCAGCCTGTGACCG gACTAAAACATCAGCTTCGAGTTCACTTGTCTTTTGGATTGGATTGTCCCATCCTCGGTGATCACAAGTATTCAGACTGGAGTAGGTTGGCCCCCCAG AAGCTGCCCGTGGGCACACTGAAGAGGCTGGGGCTGGAACAGTCGAAGGCCCGATACCTCCCTCTTCACCTGCACGCCCGGCAACTGACCCTGCCTGCCCTGGGCTCCAGGCGGGAAGAACTCGAGCTGGTCTGCCGGCCTCCTCGCTTCTTTGTGCGTTCCCTGAAGCGCCTGGGCTTACGCTTGCCGAGTCAGGATCAGCATGGAGACGATGAAGCGGGCCACCTGGGAACACAGTGA